In the Wyeomyia smithii strain HCP4-BCI-WySm-NY-G18 chromosome 2, ASM2978416v1, whole genome shotgun sequence genome, one interval contains:
- the LOC129724080 gene encoding lysM and putative peptidoglycan-binding domain-containing protein 4 isoform X2 codes for MKRQRVKHATDRVYVDNLFEVRDVDLPMSESKLESSGKWIEAQVLPGDTLQAIALRFSCTIAELKKVNKIDKDNEIFARRIIRVPITPHSILLETLPKVHTSGSSSPKNTLHLTQNSTTILENDANFDEKLLVAAVSSASYKNENLNLATEHNVEESSEESIRQPLLSGEYDDSLPQPRLLRLPANDYSCNGSDCDISWICLLLNISKSIITIILSTKQVITERD; via the exons ATGAAACGTCAAAG ggTCAAACATGCGACAGATCGTGTTTACGTGGATAACCTATTTGAAGTACGTGATGTTGATCTTCCAATGAGTGAATCAAAGCTTGAATCCAGTGGAAAATGGATTGAAGCACAGGTTTTACCAGGAGATACTCTTCAAGCTATTGCATTACGGTTCAGTTGCACG attgCGGAGCTAAAAAAGGTTAATAAAATAGATAAAGATAATGAAATCTTTGCACGCAGAATAATAAGAGTACCAATTACACCCCATTCGATATTGTTAGAAACGCTACCTAAGGTTCATACTAGCGGAAGTAGTAGTCCAAAAAACACACTCCATCTGACGCAGAACTCTACTACCATACTCGAAAAtgacgccaattttgacgagaAACTGTTAGTCGCTGCAGTAAGTAGTGCTTCATACAAAAACGAAAATCTCAACCTGGCAACTGAACATAATGTGGAAGAATCAAGTGAAGAGTCAATCAGGCAACCATTGCTGAGTGGAGAATACGACGATAGTTTACCACAACCTCGTTTGTTACGACTACCTGCAAACGATTACTCTTGCAATGGATCGGACTGTGATATTTCGTGGATTTGTTTGCTT CTGAACATATCGAAAAGTATCATCACGATAATTTTATCAACGAAACAAGTCATCACAGAACGTGATTAA
- the LOC129724080 gene encoding lysM and putative peptidoglycan-binding domain-containing protein 3 isoform X1, with amino-acid sequence MKRQRVKHATDRVYVDNLFEVRDVDLPMSESKLESSGKWIEAQVLPGDTLQAIALRFSCTIAELKKVNKIDKDNEIFARRIIRVPITPHSILLETLPKVHTSGSSSPKNTLHLTQNSTTILENDANFDEKLLVAAVSSASYKNENLNLATEHNVEESSEESIRQPLLSGEYDDSLPQPRLLRLPANDYSCNGSDCDISWICLLVCILALCFIIPLIYVIYIAEHIEKYHHDNFINETSHHRT; translated from the exons ATGAAACGTCAAAG ggTCAAACATGCGACAGATCGTGTTTACGTGGATAACCTATTTGAAGTACGTGATGTTGATCTTCCAATGAGTGAATCAAAGCTTGAATCCAGTGGAAAATGGATTGAAGCACAGGTTTTACCAGGAGATACTCTTCAAGCTATTGCATTACGGTTCAGTTGCACG attgCGGAGCTAAAAAAGGTTAATAAAATAGATAAAGATAATGAAATCTTTGCACGCAGAATAATAAGAGTACCAATTACACCCCATTCGATATTGTTAGAAACGCTACCTAAGGTTCATACTAGCGGAAGTAGTAGTCCAAAAAACACACTCCATCTGACGCAGAACTCTACTACCATACTCGAAAAtgacgccaattttgacgagaAACTGTTAGTCGCTGCAGTAAGTAGTGCTTCATACAAAAACGAAAATCTCAACCTGGCAACTGAACATAATGTGGAAGAATCAAGTGAAGAGTCAATCAGGCAACCATTGCTGAGTGGAGAATACGACGATAGTTTACCACAACCTCGTTTGTTACGACTACCTGCAAACGATTACTCTTGCAATGGATCGGACTGTGATATTTCGTGGATTTGTTTGCTTGTATGTATCCTTGCATTGTGTTTTATAATTCCGTTAATATACGTGATTTATATAGCTGAACATATCGAAAAGTATCATCACGATAATTTTATCAACGAAACAAGTCATCACAGAACGTGA